A genomic region of Blattabacterium cuenoti contains the following coding sequences:
- a CDS encoding SLC13 family permease: MESMIILIFIIGYFFITLENTISLNKVIPSILMASVCWSLIMFWNIPIFELNNKWKDPQIFLLFHLGKASEIVFFLIGAMSIISIIDKYSGFEVLRNLFHTNTKRKFLWIISLLSFVLSAIIDNLTATIVVATILKKVIYDYKERLYYLGLVIISANAGGVWSPIGDITTTMLWISKNVTTFNLVKRIFIPSALCMFFSTLIGSLMPIFDGIIQIEKSQLSKIDRKKGFWILNIGLCLLLFVPIFKTITGLPPYMGMIFSLGILGLIINMQKKNFSIEEVFQNIDFSSILFFFGILLSVSALEYLGVLYNLSRWISHIVSTWKVTTFLFGLISSVIDNVPLVAATIAMFSYPVDHEFWHHIAYVSGTGGSIFLIGSASGIAAMGMEKIDFFWYLKKISWLAIIGYLSGFLYLLVYPFLPL, translated from the coding sequence ATGGAATCAATGATAATATTGATTTTTATTATTGGATATTTTTTTATTACTCTTGAGAATACAATATCCTTGAATAAGGTTATTCCATCTATTCTTATGGCTTCTGTTTGTTGGTCTTTAATTATGTTTTGGAATATTCCTATTTTTGAATTAAATAATAAATGGAAAGACCCTCAAATTTTTTTATTATTCCATTTAGGAAAAGCATCTGAAATAGTATTTTTTCTTATTGGGGCCATGTCAATTATTTCTATTATTGATAAATATTCTGGTTTTGAAGTATTAAGGAATTTATTTCATACTAATACAAAACGAAAATTTTTATGGATAATAAGTTTATTATCTTTTGTTTTATCTGCTATTATAGATAATTTAACAGCAACCATAGTTGTAGCAACCATTTTAAAAAAAGTAATTTATGATTATAAAGAACGTTTATACTATTTAGGTTTAGTTATCATATCTGCAAATGCAGGTGGAGTATGGTCACCTATAGGTGATATTACTACTACAATGTTATGGATATCTAAGAATGTAACTACTTTTAATCTTGTTAAAAGAATCTTTATTCCATCTGCTTTATGTATGTTCTTTTCAACGCTAATCGGTTCATTAATGCCCATTTTTGATGGAATTATTCAAATAGAAAAAAGTCAGTTATCAAAAATAGATCGTAAAAAAGGTTTTTGGATATTAAATATAGGATTATGTCTTTTATTATTTGTTCCTATTTTTAAAACTATAACTGGTCTTCCTCCATATATGGGGATGATTTTTTCTCTTGGAATACTAGGATTGATCATTAATATGCAAAAAAAAAATTTTTCTATAGAAGAAGTATTTCAAAATATAGATTTTTCTAGTATTTTATTTTTTTTCGGAATATTACTTTCTGTTTCAGCTTTAGAATATTTAGGTGTATTATATAATTTATCTCGTTGGATTAGCCATATAGTTTCTACATGGAAAGTAACTACATTTTTATTTGGATTAATATCTTCTGTTATAGATAATGTTCCATTAGTAGCAGCTACTATTGCCATGTTTTCTTATCCTGTAGATCATGAGTTTTGGCATCATATAGCTTATGTATCCGGAACGGGAGGCAGTATATTTCTTATAGGATCTGCTTCCGGTATAGCAGCTATGGGAATGGAAAAAATAGATTTTTTTTGGTATTTGAAAAAAATTAGTTGGCTAGCTATAATAGGATATTTATCTGGATTTTTATATTTGTTAGTTTATCCATTTCTTCCTTTGTAA
- the eno gene encoding phosphopyruvate hydratase, which yields MSKIKTIKARQILDSRGNPTVEVDVVTEKNILGRACVPSGASKGENEAFELRDGGDKFLGNGVMKAVHNVNNIISPELIGYSVMDQISIDKLILDLDGTKNKKRLGANAILGVSLAVVKAASNELNIPLYKYIGGVHAHVLPIPLMNIVNGGRHSDAPIAFQEFMIVPMKANTFLDALQMGYKVFYKLKNILSKKGLSTNVGDEGGFSSNFNGIEDVLDNVMEAIHQANYEPYEEIGLALDCAASEFYQDNKYNYSKFENGNKEKIERSKEEHVNYLSYLTRRYPIISIEDGMDQNDWEGWKILTRELGKEVLLVGDDLFVTKVEKLNEGIKEGIANSILIKVNQVGTLTETIETINTGKVNGYYNIISHRSGDTEDPFIADLSVALNIGKIKTGSICRSERTSKYNQLLRIEDALGKNSHYPGWK from the coding sequence ATGAGTAAAATTAAAACTATCAAAGCTAGACAAATATTAGATTCTAGAGGAAATCCTACTGTAGAAGTAGATGTAGTGACAGAAAAAAATATATTAGGACGTGCCTGTGTTCCATCTGGAGCATCAAAAGGAGAAAATGAGGCTTTTGAATTGCGCGATGGTGGAGATAAATTTTTAGGAAATGGAGTAATGAAAGCGGTTCATAATGTAAACAATATTATATCTCCAGAACTAATTGGTTATTCTGTAATGGATCAAATATCTATCGATAAATTAATATTAGATTTAGACGGAACGAAAAATAAAAAAAGATTAGGAGCTAATGCAATTTTAGGAGTTTCTTTAGCTGTAGTAAAAGCAGCTTCTAATGAGCTAAATATACCTCTTTATAAATATATAGGAGGAGTACATGCACATGTACTGCCAATTCCATTAATGAATATTGTAAACGGTGGTAGGCATTCAGATGCTCCTATAGCCTTTCAAGAATTTATGATAGTTCCCATGAAAGCTAATACATTTCTTGATGCACTTCAAATGGGATATAAAGTTTTTTATAAACTAAAAAATATTTTATCTAAAAAAGGATTATCAACAAATGTTGGGGATGAGGGTGGTTTTTCTTCTAATTTTAATGGAATTGAAGATGTATTAGATAATGTTATGGAAGCAATACATCAGGCTAACTATGAACCTTATGAAGAAATAGGTTTGGCTTTAGATTGTGCAGCATCTGAATTCTATCAAGATAACAAATATAATTATTCTAAATTTGAAAATGGAAATAAAGAGAAAATAGAAAGATCGAAAGAGGAACATGTTAATTATTTGTCTTATTTAACAAGACGTTATCCTATTATATCCATTGAAGATGGAATGGATCAAAATGATTGGGAAGGATGGAAAATATTAACTAGAGAATTAGGAAAAGAAGTTTTATTAGTTGGAGATGATTTATTTGTAACAAAAGTAGAAAAATTAAATGAGGGGATAAAGGAAGGAATAGCCAATTCTATTCTTATCAAAGTAAATCAAGTGGGAACATTGACAGAAACAATAGAAACCATAAATACAGGAAAAGTAAATGGATATTATAACATTATTTCTCATCGTTCTGGAGATACAGAAGATCCTTTTATAGCTGATTTATCTGTAGCATTAAATATTGGAAAAATCAAAACAGGTTCTATTTGTCGTTCTGAAAGGACTTCAAAATATAATCAATTATTACGTATCGAAGATGCGCTAGGTAAAAATTCTCATTATCCAGGATGGAAATAA
- the rplQ gene encoding 50S ribosomal protein L17: MNHRRKNNHLGRKFGHRKSLLSNMSSSLIKEKRIFTTLAKAKALKQYIEPIITKSKIKTLHSRRNIFALLRDKFAVSELFREHFQKVRERPGGYTRIIKIQSRFGDMAKLSMIELVDFNDIYNSKKNRKSVRRSNSKKRKKEDQIGKNNHE, from the coding sequence ATGAATCATAGAAGAAAAAATAATCATTTAGGACGAAAATTTGGACATAGAAAATCTCTTCTTTCTAATATGTCTTCATCTTTGATTAAAGAAAAAAGAATTTTTACAACTTTAGCCAAAGCAAAAGCTTTAAAACAATATATAGAACCTATTATTACTAAATCTAAAATAAAAACTCTTCATTCTAGAAGAAATATATTTGCATTATTAAGAGATAAATTTGCAGTATCAGAACTTTTTAGAGAGCATTTTCAAAAAGTACGTGAACGTCCTGGTGGATACACAAGAATTATAAAAATTCAATCTCGTTTTGGTGATATGGCTAAGTTATCTATGATTGAATTAGTTGATTTTAATGATATTTATAATTCTAAAAAAAATAGGAAATCAGTAAGGCGTAGTAATAGTAAAAAAAGGAAGAAGGAGGATCAAATAGGTAAAAATAACCATGAGTAA
- a CDS encoding DNA-directed RNA polymerase subunit alpha, translating into MAILDFVKPDRITISEFTDQKGVFHLKPLEPGYGLTLGNALRRVLLGSLRGFAVTSIRIKGVKYEFSTIEGVVEDVTEIVLNFKKIRFKRKVKGVTKETVNVLVKNKEKITGKILNEFISSFQVLNTDIIICHKEKSIPLEMSFTIEEGRGYVPAEENKKNNDDLIGNIPIDSIYTPIKNVKYTIENCRVGQKTDFESLSLEIRTDGSMSPKTALMEASQILIKYFSIFSYEKIGKKEHEEISKERKYDEEFLRMRALLKSKLTDMDLSVRTKNCLKSASIQSVADLVTCNRSNMLKMRNFGKKSLDELESKMKEKGLYFGMDILEYKLNQE; encoded by the coding sequence ATGGCTATTTTAGATTTTGTTAAACCTGATAGAATCACAATATCGGAATTTACAGATCAAAAAGGGGTTTTCCATTTAAAACCTTTAGAGCCGGGTTATGGTCTTACGTTGGGAAATGCTTTAAGAAGAGTTCTTTTAGGATCTTTAAGAGGGTTTGCGGTAACTTCCATAAGAATTAAAGGAGTAAAATATGAATTTTCTACTATAGAAGGTGTAGTAGAAGATGTTACTGAAATCGTATTAAATTTCAAAAAAATTCGTTTTAAACGTAAAGTAAAAGGAGTTACAAAAGAAACAGTCAATGTATTAGTGAAAAATAAAGAAAAAATTACTGGAAAAATTTTAAATGAATTTATTTCTAGTTTTCAAGTTTTAAATACGGATATAATCATTTGTCATAAAGAAAAATCTATTCCATTAGAAATGAGTTTCACTATTGAAGAAGGAAGAGGTTATGTTCCAGCAGAAGAAAATAAGAAAAATAATGATGATTTAATAGGGAATATTCCTATAGACTCCATTTATACACCTATCAAAAATGTGAAATATACAATAGAAAATTGTCGTGTAGGTCAGAAAACCGACTTTGAAAGTCTTTCATTGGAAATAAGAACAGATGGATCTATGTCTCCAAAAACAGCTTTAATGGAGGCTTCTCAAATTTTAATAAAATATTTTTCTATTTTTTCTTATGAAAAAATAGGAAAGAAAGAACATGAAGAAATCAGCAAAGAAAGAAAGTATGATGAAGAATTTTTACGTATGCGTGCATTATTAAAATCTAAATTGACCGATATGGATTTATCTGTACGGACAAAAAATTGTTTAAAATCTGCATCTATACAATCTGTAGCAGATTTAGTGACATGTAATAGGTCTAATATGTTAAAAATGAGAAATTTTGGTAAAAAATCTTTGGATGAACTAGAAAGTAAAATGAAAGAGAAGGGTTTATATTTTGGAATGGATATTTTAGAGTACAAATTAAATCAAGAATAG
- the rpsD gene encoding 30S ribosomal protein S4, translating to MARYIGPKTKISRKFGECIYGEDKYFERRKYPSGQHGNNRRRGKRSEYFIQLIEKQKAKYTYGILERQFKRLFLEAAKKKGITGELLLQACESRLDNIIFRLKFAPSRSSARQIISHRHITVNDRIVNIPSFRLRPGDKIGIREKSKKHPVILESINNKIGSLVEWLILDEKNMFGIFRIVPKRKQIPENIKEQLIVELYSK from the coding sequence ATGGCAAGATATATAGGACCAAAAACAAAAATATCTCGAAAGTTTGGAGAATGTATATACGGAGAAGACAAGTATTTTGAAAGAAGAAAATACCCTTCCGGTCAACATGGAAATAATCGTCGTAGAGGAAAACGTTCGGAATATTTTATACAACTAATAGAAAAACAAAAAGCGAAATATACATACGGTATATTAGAACGTCAATTTAAGAGGTTATTTCTTGAAGCTGCGAAAAAAAAAGGGATTACTGGAGAATTATTATTACAAGCATGTGAATCTCGTTTGGATAATATTATATTTAGACTAAAATTTGCACCGTCTAGATCTTCTGCTCGTCAAATAATTTCTCATAGGCACATTACAGTCAATGATCGTATAGTAAATATTCCCTCTTTTAGATTAAGACCTGGAGATAAGATAGGTATAAGAGAAAAATCTAAAAAACATCCAGTTATATTGGAATCTATAAATAATAAAATAGGTTCTTTGGTAGAATGGTTAATTTTAGATGAAAAAAATATGTTTGGAATATTTAGAATTGTGCCAAAAAGGAAACAAATACCTGAAAATATTAAAGAACAACTCATTGTTGAATTATATTCAAAATAA
- the rpsK gene encoding 30S ribosomal protein S11, with product MVKSSLGNNKKRSVIVDTLGVAHIQSTFNNIIITLTNKKGEVIAWSSAGKMNFKGSKKNTPYAAQIAAENVAKEGLNAGIKKVEVKVKGPGAGRDAAIRALSNSGIVITLIKDITPLPHNGCRPPKRRRV from the coding sequence ATGGTCAAATCATCATTGGGTAATAATAAAAAAAGATCTGTTATCGTAGATACATTGGGAGTTGCTCATATTCAATCTACATTTAATAATATCATTATTACACTGACAAATAAAAAAGGAGAAGTAATAGCTTGGTCTTCTGCTGGAAAAATGAATTTTAAAGGATCTAAGAAAAATACTCCTTATGCAGCTCAGATAGCCGCAGAGAATGTAGCAAAAGAAGGATTAAATGCAGGAATAAAAAAGGTAGAAGTTAAGGTAAAAGGTCCTGGTGCTGGTAGAGATGCTGCTATACGAGCATTAAGTAATTCTGGAATTGTGATTACTTTAATAAAAGATATAACTCCTTTACCACATAATGGTTGTCGTCCTCCTAAAAGGAGAAGAGTTTAA
- the rpsM gene encoding 30S ribosomal protein S13 → MSVRISGVDLPKSKRGIIGLTYLYGINKSLSKKILSSVGIDENVKVMDWSDEEISNIRKYISSYVKIEGELRSEIQLSIKRLMDIGCYRGTRHRKRLPLRGQKTKNNCRTRKGRKKTVANKKKAAK, encoded by the coding sequence ATGTCAGTTAGAATATCAGGTGTAGATTTACCTAAATCTAAAAGGGGGATCATTGGACTTACGTATTTATATGGAATAAACAAAAGTTTATCTAAGAAAATTTTATCGTCTGTTGGAATAGACGAAAATGTTAAGGTTATGGATTGGTCTGATGAAGAAATTAGTAACATTAGGAAATATATTTCAAGTTATGTGAAAATAGAGGGAGAGTTAAGATCTGAAATACAATTAAGTATTAAAAGATTAATGGATATCGGTTGTTATAGAGGAACTAGACATAGAAAACGTTTACCTTTAAGAGGTCAGAAAACAAAAAATAATTGTAGGACTAGAAAAGGTAGAAAAAAGACTGTAGCAAATAAGAAAAAAGCAGCGAAATAA
- the rpmJ gene encoding 50S ribosomal protein L36 → MKVRTSLKKRTGNCKIIRRKGRLRIINKKNPRFKQKQG, encoded by the coding sequence ATGAAAGTAAGAACTTCTTTAAAAAAAAGAACTGGTAATTGTAAAATAATCAGAAGAAAAGGACGTTTACGGATTATCAATAAAAAAAATCCTAGGTTTAAACAAAAACAAGGTTAA
- the infA gene encoding translation initiation factor IF-1: MAKQKHIEVDGTIIESSPNAMFRVELENGCIVKAHISGKMRMHYIKILPGDKVRLEMSSYDLKRGRITYRY; this comes from the coding sequence ATGGCTAAACAAAAGCATATTGAAGTTGATGGAACTATCATAGAATCTTCTCCAAATGCTATGTTCCGTGTTGAATTAGAAAATGGATGTATTGTTAAGGCACATATTTCTGGAAAAATGAGAATGCATTATATAAAAATATTACCTGGAGATAAAGTTAGATTAGAAATGTCTTCTTATGATTTAAAAAGAGGAAGAATAACATATAGATATTAA
- the secY gene encoding preprotein translocase subunit SecY — protein sequence MNNFLVTFYNIWNAKELRKKIITTLSFLLVYRFGAYIPIPGINPLGISDFLGSLNSSSRGLMQILSSFTGGAFNRASIFALGIMPYISASIIIQLMCLIIPYLQRLQRDGESGRRQINFLTRWLTVGICLIQAPLYLISLTKQFIPFSNPILSNTYLLKINTFYGKTLFWTIGIVILTSGTLFTMWLGDKITEEGIGNGVSLIIMSGIIARFPDAIAKEIFSKLEVGSGGLIVLFLEILLWLLVILFTIVIIQAIRKIPVQYVSHYLGFDSKLIHKKHQYLPLKMTAAGVMPIIFSQAIMLFPLTFYDYVHNDKIKKFFYLFQDVYGLCYNLTFSLLVIIFTFFYTAITIPVNQMADDLKRNGGHIPRIKPGKETAEYIDSILSKITFPGAILLAIIAILPSIVFRLGVTQNFALFYGGTSLLIVVGVILDIMQQVNIYLLNYYYDDLMMMKNRNSRYPVSSSKL from the coding sequence ATGAATAATTTTTTGGTTACATTTTATAATATTTGGAATGCAAAAGAATTACGAAAGAAGATCATAACAACTTTAAGTTTCTTATTAGTATACCGTTTTGGAGCTTACATTCCTATTCCGGGCATTAATCCATTAGGAATTAGTGATTTTTTAGGAAGTCTTAACTCGAGTTCTAGAGGTCTTATGCAAATTCTTTCTTCTTTTACAGGAGGTGCTTTTAATCGTGCTTCTATTTTTGCTTTGGGTATTATGCCTTATATATCTGCATCTATTATTATACAATTAATGTGTCTAATTATTCCTTATTTGCAAAGATTGCAAAGAGATGGAGAAAGTGGAAGAAGACAAATTAATTTTCTTACGAGATGGTTGACTGTAGGTATATGTTTAATACAAGCTCCTTTATATTTAATTTCTTTAACTAAACAGTTTATTCCTTTTTCAAATCCAATTTTATCGAATACTTATCTATTGAAAATAAATACTTTTTATGGAAAAACTTTATTTTGGACAATAGGAATTGTAATTCTAACTTCTGGAACATTGTTTACTATGTGGTTAGGGGATAAAATAACAGAAGAAGGAATAGGAAATGGGGTATCTTTAATTATCATGTCCGGAATTATTGCTCGTTTTCCAGATGCCATAGCTAAAGAAATTTTTAGTAAATTGGAAGTCGGAAGTGGAGGGTTAATCGTTTTGTTTCTTGAAATTTTATTGTGGTTATTAGTAATTTTATTTACTATTGTAATTATTCAAGCTATCAGAAAAATTCCTGTGCAATATGTTTCTCATTATTTAGGTTTTGATTCTAAATTAATTCATAAAAAACATCAATATCTTCCATTAAAGATGACGGCAGCAGGTGTAATGCCTATTATTTTTTCTCAGGCTATTATGCTTTTTCCTTTAACTTTTTATGACTATGTTCATAATGATAAAATAAAAAAATTCTTTTATCTTTTTCAAGATGTTTATGGGTTGTGTTATAATTTGACTTTTTCTCTATTGGTAATAATTTTTACTTTTTTTTATACAGCAATTACAATTCCAGTAAATCAAATGGCTGATGATTTGAAAAGAAACGGAGGACATATTCCGAGGATAAAACCAGGAAAAGAAACAGCAGAATATATAGATTCCATTTTATCAAAAATTACGTTTCCTGGAGCTATATTACTAGCTATAATAGCCATACTTCCATCTATAGTTTTTCGTTTAGGTGTGACTCAAAATTTTGCATTATTTTATGGAGGAACTTCTTTGTTAATTGTAGTTGGAGTAATTTTAGACATTATGCAACAAGTTAATATATACTTATTGAATTATTATTATGATGATTTGATGATGATGAAAAATCGTAACAGTAGATATCCTGTTAGCAGTAGTAAATTATAG
- the rplO gene encoding 50S ribosomal protein L15, translating into MQLLNFLTPKIGSRKKKIRLGRGQGSGKGGTCGRGHKGAKSRSGYSKKHGFEGGQMPIQRRIPKFGFKNVSKKKYFIISLDTLQNLINKGKISDDKVINKQVLLDNNLVRKKNDLIKILAGKKKLKSSLKIEANKFSKNAVTFIKEVGGEPLFM; encoded by the coding sequence ATGCAGTTATTAAATTTTTTGACGCCTAAGATAGGATCTAGAAAAAAAAAAATTAGACTTGGAAGAGGACAAGGATCTGGAAAAGGAGGTACTTGTGGAAGAGGACATAAGGGGGCTAAATCTCGTTCTGGATATTCTAAAAAACATGGTTTTGAAGGAGGACAAATGCCTATACAAAGAAGAATTCCAAAATTTGGATTTAAAAATGTTTCTAAAAAAAAATATTTTATAATTAGTTTAGATACTTTACAAAATTTGATCAATAAAGGAAAAATTTCGGATGACAAAGTCATTAATAAACAAGTATTGCTAGATAATAATTTAGTTAGAAAAAAAAATGATTTAATAAAGATTTTAGCAGGAAAAAAAAAATTAAAATCGTCTTTAAAAATAGAGGCTAACAAATTTAGTAAAAACGCTGTTACTTTTATAAAAGAAGTAGGTGGAGAACCATTATTTATGTAA
- the rpsE gene encoding 30S ribosomal protein S5, producing MVTFLSEKEKKTRYSGLELKERLVGVTRVCKVTKGRRYFSFSAIVIKGNENGMVGYGFGKSKEAPDAIHKAGEQAKRSLCKVCISNGTIPHEQEAKYGGANILIKPASEGTGIIAGGPLRAVLEAVGLRNVLSKSKGSSNPHNVIKATIKALTYMRDVKTIAQQRGISINKVFNG from the coding sequence ATGGTTACATTTTTATCTGAAAAAGAAAAAAAAACAAGATATTCAGGATTAGAATTGAAAGAAAGATTAGTAGGAGTGACTAGAGTTTGTAAAGTAACTAAAGGGAGAAGATATTTCAGTTTTAGTGCTATTGTTATTAAAGGGAATGAAAATGGAATGGTTGGTTATGGTTTTGGAAAATCTAAAGAAGCACCAGATGCGATCCACAAGGCCGGAGAACAAGCTAAAAGAAGTTTGTGTAAAGTTTGCATATCCAATGGAACAATTCCTCATGAGCAAGAAGCTAAATATGGTGGAGCTAATATTCTTATTAAACCTGCATCTGAAGGAACCGGAATTATAGCAGGAGGTCCTCTTAGAGCTGTTCTTGAGGCTGTAGGGTTGAGAAATGTCTTATCTAAATCCAAAGGATCATCTAATCCACATAATGTTATTAAGGCTACAATAAAGGCTCTTACTTATATGAGAGACGTAAAAACAATAGCTCAACAAAGAGGAATTTCTATTAATAAAGTATTTAATGGATAA
- the rplR gene encoding 50S ribosomal protein L18 has protein sequence MIKKKDRKKLKRIFGTSNRPRISVFRSNKAIYVQLIDDFSGKTLVSSSSREKVFTDKKKTKIELSNEVGKLLGKRAKMLKIEKVVFDKRKYLYHGRIKSLAEGIREMGLDF, from the coding sequence ATGATAAAAAAAAAAGATCGGAAAAAATTGAAGAGAATATTTGGAACTTCTAATAGACCTAGAATATCTGTTTTTAGAAGTAATAAGGCTATATATGTACAATTAATTGATGATTTTTCTGGAAAAACTTTAGTTTCATCTTCATCTAGAGAAAAAGTGTTTACAGATAAAAAGAAAACAAAAATAGAATTATCTAATGAAGTAGGAAAACTTTTGGGAAAGAGAGCAAAAATGTTGAAAATAGAAAAAGTTGTTTTTGATAAGAGAAAATATTTATATCATGGAAGAATAAAATCTTTAGCAGAAGGAATAAGAGAGATGGGTTTAGATTTTTAA
- the rplF gene encoding 50S ribosomal protein L6: MSRIGKNPISIPENVNLKIIGNKIIIKGELGVLSQEISDQIKLTVQENKLHLNRIQEDKKSKSLHGLYRVLIYNMIKGVSKGFKKELELVGIGYRASFHGEILELNLGYSHNIMIQIPKEIYIETKTEKGKNPIIVLKSHDKQLLGLIAAKIRSLRKPEPYKGKGVRYLKEEIRRKTGKSA, encoded by the coding sequence ATGTCTAGAATTGGAAAAAATCCGATTTCTATTCCTGAAAATGTAAATTTAAAAATCATTGGCAATAAAATAATAATAAAGGGAGAGTTGGGTGTTTTAAGCCAAGAAATTTCTGATCAAATTAAATTGACTGTACAGGAAAATAAACTACATTTAAATAGAATTCAAGAAGATAAAAAATCTAAATCTTTACATGGATTGTATCGTGTATTAATTTATAATATGATAAAAGGAGTTTCTAAAGGATTTAAAAAGGAGTTAGAATTAGTAGGAATAGGATATAGAGCATCTTTTCATGGTGAAATATTAGAATTGAATTTAGGTTATTCTCATAATATCATGATTCAAATTCCTAAGGAAATTTACATAGAAACAAAAACAGAAAAAGGAAAAAACCCTATTATTGTTCTTAAATCTCATGATAAACAATTGTTGGGTTTGATAGCTGCCAAAATTCGTTCGTTAAGAAAACCAGAACCTTATAAAGGTAAAGGGGTTAGATATCTAAAAGAGGAAATACGTAGAAAAACGGGAAAATCTGCTTAA
- the rpsH gene encoding 30S ribosomal protein S8: MYTDPIADFLTRIRNASLAKHPLLEVPSSKLKKEITKVLLDNGYILDYKLENKKVEIIKIALKYYKNISVIQKIIRISKPGLRRYFKYKKLPRVLNGLGIAIISTSHGVITDKQARKNKLGGEILCYVY; this comes from the coding sequence ATGTATACTGATCCTATTGCTGATTTTTTAACTAGAATTAGAAATGCTAGTCTTGCCAAACATCCTCTTTTAGAAGTGCCTTCTTCAAAGTTAAAAAAAGAAATTACTAAAGTTTTATTGGATAATGGTTATATTCTGGATTATAAATTAGAAAATAAAAAAGTAGAAATAATTAAAATAGCTTTAAAATATTACAAAAATATATCTGTGATTCAAAAAATAATCAGAATAAGTAAACCTGGGTTAAGAAGATATTTTAAATACAAAAAATTACCTCGTGTGTTAAATGGATTGGGAATAGCAATTATTTCTACTTCTCATGGTGTTATAACGGATAAACAAGCTAGAAAAAATAAGTTGGGAGGTGAAATTTTGTGTTACGTTTATTAA
- the rpsN gene encoding 30S ribosomal protein S14, with the protein MPKESVKARQRKREKMVLKYAKKRKFLKDSQNYELLQRLPRDASPVRLRNRCSITGRSRGYMRQFGISRIVFRNMASQGLIPGIKKASW; encoded by the coding sequence ATGCCTAAAGAATCTGTAAAAGCAAGACAAAGAAAAAGGGAAAAAATGGTATTAAAATATGCAAAAAAACGAAAGTTTTTAAAAGATTCTCAGAATTATGAGTTGTTGCAGAGATTACCAAGAGATGCTTCGCCTGTTCGTTTACGAAATAGATGTTCAATTACAGGAAGATCTAGGGGATATATGCGTCAATTTGGGATATCTCGTATTGTTTTTAGAAATATGGCTTCTCAAGGCCTTATTCCTGGAATAAAAAAGGCAAGTTGGTAA
- the rplE gene encoding 50S ribosomal protein L5: MIYQPRLKKLYKEKIIPILMKKFEYTSVMQVPKLKKIVLHQGVGISVLNKKLLDSSMEEITAIVGQKAIFCYSKHDESGFKLRKGMPIGVKVTLRRIKMYEFLERLITVSLPRVRDFNGVKINSFDGNGNYNMGISEQVIYPEINIDQIKKNMGMNITFATSAKTNTEAKSLLSHFGIPFKNK; encoded by the coding sequence GTGATTTATCAACCTAGGCTAAAAAAATTGTATAAAGAAAAAATTATTCCAATTTTGATGAAAAAATTTGAATATACTTCTGTTATGCAAGTTCCTAAATTGAAAAAAATAGTTCTCCATCAAGGTGTAGGAATTTCTGTGTTGAATAAAAAACTTTTAGATTCCTCTATGGAAGAAATTACGGCTATTGTAGGTCAAAAAGCTATTTTTTGTTATTCAAAGCATGATGAATCTGGATTTAAATTAAGAAAAGGAATGCCTATAGGTGTAAAAGTTACTTTAAGAAGAATTAAGATGTATGAATTTTTAGAAAGACTTATTACTGTTTCTTTGCCAAGAGTAAGAGATTTTAATGGAGTAAAAATAAATAGTTTTGATGGAAATGGAAATTATAATATGGGGATATCTGAACAAGTGATTTATCCTGAAATAAATATCGATCAAATTAAAAAAAATATGGGAATGAATATTACTTTTGCTACTTCTGCTAAAACAAATACAGAAGCTAAAAGTCTTTTATCTCATTTTGGAATTCCGTTTAAGAATAAATAA